A single Aggregatilinea lenta DNA region contains:
- the dnaN gene encoding DNA polymerase III subunit beta, whose amino-acid sequence MRVSVLQENLAKGLSIVGRAVQSRPTLPILANVMIKTEEARLQLSATNLELGITCWIGAKVDTAGDVTIPARTLQELIATLPPERVDMDLDSRSLTLHLDCAGKTANIKGMEAGEFPLMPDFDAERALSVPAQAFKEMIDQVVFAAAKEDNRPILTGILARFDDNTLTLAAADGYRLAVRTIELELGVGGRTVEPMIIPARTLQEISRIISDDDEEVLIAFPDARGQVMFSLGSVVLISQLIEGKFPDYEAIIPRRYETTTLLYTKELLAACRSSEVFAKDSANTARIVIEPSEVNTMPGRVLVAGRSQEKGDAEAPVDASIEGQGMEIAFNIRYLIDVLSVIREEQVVLETSGSTAPGVVRPAGRDDFIHVIMPMSTGR is encoded by the coding sequence ATGCGCGTCTCCGTTTTGCAAGAGAACTTAGCCAAGGGCCTGAGCATCGTGGGGCGTGCCGTACAGTCGCGCCCAACGCTTCCCATTCTCGCCAACGTCATGATCAAGACCGAGGAAGCGCGGCTCCAGCTTTCCGCAACCAATCTGGAGCTGGGCATTACCTGCTGGATCGGGGCGAAGGTTGACACGGCGGGCGACGTGACCATCCCCGCGCGCACGCTGCAAGAGCTGATCGCGACACTGCCGCCGGAGCGCGTGGACATGGACCTCGATTCGCGCTCGCTGACGCTGCACCTCGACTGCGCGGGCAAGACGGCCAACATCAAGGGCATGGAAGCGGGCGAGTTCCCGCTGATGCCGGACTTTGACGCCGAGCGCGCGCTGTCCGTCCCGGCGCAGGCGTTCAAGGAGATGATCGATCAGGTCGTCTTCGCCGCCGCCAAAGAGGACAACCGCCCGATCCTGACCGGCATCCTGGCACGCTTCGACGACAATACGCTCACCCTGGCCGCCGCTGATGGCTATCGCCTCGCCGTGCGCACCATCGAGCTGGAACTGGGCGTCGGCGGGCGTACCGTCGAGCCGATGATCATCCCGGCGCGTACACTGCAAGAGATCAGCCGCATCATATCTGACGACGACGAAGAGGTGCTGATTGCTTTTCCCGACGCGCGCGGACAGGTCATGTTCAGCCTGGGCAGCGTCGTGTTGATCTCGCAGTTGATCGAGGGCAAGTTCCCCGACTATGAGGCGATCATCCCGCGCCGCTACGAAACCACGACGCTGCTGTACACCAAGGAACTGCTGGCCGCGTGCCGCAGCTCCGAAGTGTTCGCCAAGGACTCGGCCAACACCGCCCGCATCGTGATCGAGCCGAGCGAAGTGAACACCATGCCGGGCCGCGTGCTGGTCGCCGGGCGCTCGCAGGAAAAGGGCGACGCTGAAGCCCCGGTGGATGCATCCATCGAGGGGCAGGGCATGGAGATCGCGTTCAACATCCGCTACCTGATCGACGTGCTGAGTGTGATCCGCGAGGAACAGGTCGTGCTGGAAACCAGCGGCTCGACCGCGCCGGGCGTGGTGCGTCCCGCCGGGCGTGACGACTTCATTCACGTGATCATGCCCATGTCCACGGGGCGCTGA
- a CDS encoding MinD/ParA family ATP-binding protein produces MGDIIAVHSFRGGTGKSNLAANMATIAAMQGYRVGIVDTDVQSPGVHVLFGFDGTMLDKALNDYLWGKAPIEDTAYPIHETVADQPGRAFLKPLRMWLIPSSIRTGEIARVLREGYDVGLLNEGFHTLLDKLRLDYLLIDTHPGLNEETLLSIAVSNAVVIILRPDQQDFQGTAVTVDVARKLDVPRMHMVVNKALARYDFGKIKAEVESTYDVPVAGVLPLSEDVAANASSNIFCALYPDHPWSDMLRQITDRVLHPA; encoded by the coding sequence ATGGGCGACATCATCGCAGTGCATTCCTTTCGCGGCGGCACGGGCAAATCGAACCTGGCGGCGAACATGGCGACCATCGCCGCCATGCAGGGCTACCGGGTGGGCATCGTGGACACGGACGTCCAATCGCCGGGGGTGCACGTGTTGTTCGGCTTCGACGGGACCATGCTCGACAAGGCGCTTAACGACTACCTGTGGGGCAAAGCGCCCATCGAAGACACGGCCTATCCCATCCACGAGACGGTCGCGGACCAGCCGGGCCGCGCGTTCCTCAAGCCGCTGCGTATGTGGCTGATTCCGTCCAGCATCCGCACCGGGGAGATCGCGCGCGTGCTGCGTGAAGGTTACGATGTCGGGCTGCTGAACGAAGGCTTCCACACGCTGCTGGACAAGCTGCGCCTCGACTATCTGCTGATCGACACCCACCCCGGTCTGAACGAAGAAACGCTGCTGTCCATCGCCGTGTCGAACGCGGTGGTGATCATCCTGCGCCCCGACCAGCAGGATTTTCAGGGTACGGCGGTCACGGTGGACGTGGCGCGCAAGCTGGACGTGCCGCGCATGCATATGGTCGTCAACAAGGCGCTCGCGCGCTACGACTTCGGCAAGATCAAGGCCGAGGTCGAGTCCACCTACGACGTGCCGGTGGCGGGTGTGCTGCCGCTCTCGGAAGACGTCGCCGCCAACGCCAGCAGCAATATTTTCTGTGCGCTCTACCCCGACCATCCCTGGTCCGACATGCTGCGCCAGATCACCGATCGCGTGCTGCACCCCGCGTAA
- a CDS encoding class I SAM-dependent methyltransferase, producing the protein MDNDQPSHKDVWANGAAYEPYVGRWSRLVAPAFLSWLAVPPGNRWLDIGCGTGALTQAILQQADPVQVKGIDRSEGYMAFARQHTHDARAQFEVGNALALPVESGGVDVTVSGFVLNFVSEPDRAVAEMARVVKPGGTVALYVWDYAGKVQFMRHFWNAAAALDPRARDLDEGRRFPLCSPRGLTGLFEAAQLHDVRVHAIDIDTDFKDFEEYWSPFLGGQGAAPAYAMTLTEEHRAALRERLRDALPFAVDGSIPLVARAWAVRGTR; encoded by the coding sequence ATGGACAACGATCAGCCTTCTCACAAAGATGTATGGGCCAACGGGGCCGCGTACGAGCCGTATGTTGGGCGGTGGAGCCGTCTCGTCGCGCCCGCGTTTCTGTCGTGGCTGGCCGTGCCGCCGGGCAACCGGTGGCTGGATATCGGGTGCGGCACGGGCGCGCTCACCCAGGCGATTTTGCAGCAGGCAGACCCCGTTCAGGTCAAGGGGATCGACCGCTCGGAAGGGTACATGGCCTTTGCCCGGCAGCATACGCACGATGCGCGGGCACAGTTTGAAGTGGGCAATGCGCTGGCCCTGCCGGTCGAGTCGGGGGGGGTTGACGTGACTGTTTCGGGCTTCGTGCTCAATTTCGTCTCGGAGCCAGATCGCGCCGTTGCGGAGATGGCGCGTGTGGTGAAGCCGGGCGGCACCGTCGCTCTGTACGTGTGGGATTACGCGGGCAAAGTGCAGTTCATGCGCCACTTCTGGAACGCGGCAGCAGCCCTCGATCCGCGAGCGCGCGACCTGGACGAAGGGCGGCGTTTTCCGCTGTGCAGCCCGCGCGGACTAACCGGACTTTTCGAGGCGGCGCAGCTTCACGACGTGCGGGTCCACGCGATCGATATCGACACCGATTTCAAAGATTTCGAGGAATACTGGTCGCCATTTCTCGGCGGACAGGGTGCGGCCCCCGCTTACGCGATGACGCTCACCGAGGAGCACCGCGCGGCGCTGCGGGAGCGCCTCCGCGACGCCCTGCCGTTCGCCGTGGACGGATCGATCCCCCTGGTGGCGCGTGCCTGGGCTGTGCGCGGCACACGGTAA
- a CDS encoding adenylate/guanylate cyclase domain-containing protein translates to MSSFDPDLRHRLSRYLPAELVDALPESAAAIRAVRQLNSLCQALNAFVPQSLTDEHAERSVPYADRRAGTFLFADVSGFTVLADMLQRDTGAAGAEILTQVMNDYFAAMLEILAKSNGRLLKFAGDALLAFFPAASGSEDAVHAIRAGLRMQRAMAAQFQPVSSPLLGEMSGADTLVLTMSIGLSRGELVEAVVGGDEQRDLILLGDLPRRAMWAESAGTRDDVLLDDSLRAVMDTAFTLTPAGAQIWRVEDTLGDGLGDYELVVPQRRRAQSGMLLGYDRDGLVAELQRQIDGLERVARFVAPEVMARLIFRGDHIESENRPAAVLFAHLAGFSSLLAAWGLERLPDVLDLLNRAYTLVQRTATAHGGSLTRGDPYADGTKFLVTFGAPVAHPDDPARAVAAALDLRPQIERLNRDLDGVASLALRIGISSGFVFAGEVGWRARREYTVMGDDVNLAARLMARAAPGDVLVSARAWKRVKARFTGVPLPLFVLPGRGDPVQAHRIQTPVAASTVELNALTAPPDDPGALDRDGAAHLAAQQLGVERLDSTLADWLWARAGANPHYITALIRQAEASGALAREVGGIALRPAHLPFLPPDDVRDAITSEIDRLPPDARDLLRLAAVCGDPVTPGLLDAVGGLRDASDTVRRLEALVEAGMLDRDGDAYRFRYGLVREVAYQSLPRLQRHKLHRLAAGALLAQNEDEITLGRVADHLSRGGLPMRAIELLATAADEAETRGDRARALALHRCAADLFPHDDSARAHVARLEREQG, encoded by the coding sequence ATGTCGTCATTCGATCCCGACCTGCGCCACCGCCTGAGCCGCTACCTGCCCGCCGAGCTGGTGGATGCGCTGCCGGAAAGCGCCGCTGCGATCCGCGCTGTGCGGCAGTTGAACAGCCTCTGCCAGGCGCTCAACGCCTTCGTGCCGCAGTCCCTCACCGACGAGCACGCCGAACGCTCCGTGCCCTATGCCGACCGGCGGGCAGGCACGTTTCTGTTCGCGGACGTGAGTGGGTTCACCGTGCTGGCCGACATGCTCCAGCGTGATACGGGCGCAGCGGGCGCGGAGATCCTCACCCAGGTCATGAACGATTACTTCGCCGCGATGCTCGAAATCCTGGCAAAGTCGAACGGGCGGCTGCTGAAGTTCGCCGGAGATGCGCTGTTGGCGTTCTTCCCGGCGGCGTCCGGCAGCGAAGACGCGGTCCACGCGATCCGGGCCGGGCTGCGCATGCAGCGCGCGATGGCGGCGCAGTTCCAGCCGGTCAGCAGCCCCCTGTTGGGCGAGATGTCGGGTGCGGATACGCTGGTGCTCACGATGTCGATCGGCCTCAGCCGGGGCGAGCTGGTCGAGGCGGTGGTCGGTGGCGACGAACAGCGCGACCTGATCCTGCTGGGCGACCTGCCCCGCCGCGCGATGTGGGCCGAATCCGCCGGGACGCGCGACGATGTGCTGCTCGACGACTCGCTGCGCGCGGTCATGGATACGGCGTTCACGCTCACACCCGCCGGGGCGCAGATCTGGCGTGTGGAGGATACGCTCGGCGACGGATTGGGCGATTACGAGCTGGTCGTGCCCCAGCGACGGCGCGCGCAGAGCGGCATGCTGCTCGGTTACGACCGGGACGGGCTGGTCGCGGAGCTGCAGCGGCAGATCGATGGGCTGGAGCGCGTCGCCCGCTTCGTCGCGCCCGAAGTCATGGCACGCCTCATCTTTCGTGGCGACCACATCGAGAGCGAAAATCGCCCGGCGGCGGTGTTGTTCGCGCACCTCGCGGGCTTTTCCAGCCTGCTGGCGGCGTGGGGATTGGAGCGCCTGCCGGACGTGCTCGATCTGCTCAACCGGGCCTACACGCTCGTGCAGCGTACCGCCACCGCGCACGGCGGCTCCCTGACGCGCGGCGATCCCTACGCCGACGGCACCAAGTTCCTGGTGACGTTCGGCGCGCCGGTAGCCCACCCCGATGACCCGGCGCGCGCCGTCGCCGCCGCCCTGGATCTACGCCCGCAGATCGAGCGCCTCAACCGCGATCTGGACGGTGTGGCGAGCCTGGCGCTGCGCATCGGGATCAGCTCCGGCTTCGTGTTCGCAGGTGAGGTCGGTTGGCGCGCGCGGCGCGAGTACACCGTGATGGGCGATGACGTGAATCTCGCCGCGCGGCTCATGGCCCGCGCCGCGCCGGGGGATGTGCTGGTCAGCGCGCGGGCATGGAAGCGTGTCAAGGCGCGTTTCACGGGGGTCCCGCTGCCGTTGTTTGTCCTGCCGGGGCGCGGCGATCCGGTCCAGGCGCACCGCATCCAGACGCCCGTCGCGGCTTCGACGGTCGAACTCAACGCGCTGACCGCCCCGCCAGACGATCCCGGTGCGCTCGACCGCGACGGCGCGGCCCATCTCGCGGCGCAGCAGTTGGGCGTCGAGCGGCTCGATTCCACCCTGGCAGACTGGCTATGGGCGCGGGCGGGCGCGAATCCGCACTACATCACCGCGCTGATCCGGCAGGCGGAGGCGTCAGGGGCACTCGCGCGCGAGGTGGGCGGGATCGCGCTGCGCCCCGCGCATCTGCCGTTCCTCCCGCCCGACGACGTGCGCGACGCAATCACCAGCGAGATCGACCGCCTGCCCCCGGACGCCCGCGACCTGCTGAGGCTGGCCGCCGTGTGCGGCGATCCGGTGACGCCGGGGCTGCTGGATGCGGTCGGCGGACTGCGCGACGCCTCGGACACGGTCCGGCGGCTGGAGGCGCTGGTCGAGGCGGGCATGCTAGACCGGGACGGTGACGCCTACCGCTTCCGCTATGGACTGGTGCGCGAAGTCGCCTACCAGAGCCTGCCCCGGCTTCAGCGGCACAAGCTGCACCGGCTGGCAGCGGGCGCGCTGCTGGCACAAAACGAGGATGAGATCACGCTGGGCCGCGTAGCGGATCACCTCAGCCGGGGCGGGCTGCCCATGCGCGCCATTGAGCTGCTTGCCACCGCCGCCGACGAGGCCGAGACGCGCGGGGACCGGGCGCGCGCCCTCGCGCTGCACCGCTGCGCCGCCGACCTGTTCCCCCACGACGACAGCGCCCGCGCCCACGTCGCCCGCCTGGAACGGGAGCAGGGATAA
- a CDS encoding ABC transporter permease, with product MAEKVYKIPGKPILMTFRRDLGAVVSWAGRGLTLFMSACAVLLIALPIASLVWRGIDERAWALVPEGAIVEAIQLSLTTTAVSMLLTLLLGTPLAYAMARRNFWGKKLVGVLVQLPIVLPPSVAGLALLITFGRRGVLGPTLQDFGIQIVFTSAAVVIAQTFVAMPFYIRSAEVGFRLVDMEVEQAAMVDGASTWTRFLYVTIPLASRSLITGALLSWARALGEFGATILFAGNLQGRTQTMPLLIYNIFERNIGAAIWTALILIALAALILTATLFLAHEDERHIVS from the coding sequence GTGGCAGAAAAGGTCTACAAAATCCCAGGCAAACCCATCCTCATGACGTTCCGGCGCGATCTCGGTGCAGTCGTTTCCTGGGCAGGACGCGGCCTGACCCTGTTCATGAGCGCGTGCGCCGTGCTGCTAATCGCGCTGCCCATCGCGTCGCTCGTGTGGCGCGGCATCGACGAGCGCGCCTGGGCGCTCGTGCCTGAAGGCGCCATCGTAGAGGCGATCCAGCTCAGCCTGACGACCACGGCGGTCAGCATGCTGCTGACGCTGCTGCTCGGCACGCCGCTGGCCTACGCGATGGCGCGCCGCAACTTCTGGGGCAAAAAACTGGTGGGCGTGCTGGTCCAGCTCCCGATCGTACTGCCGCCCTCGGTTGCGGGGCTGGCGCTGCTGATCACGTTCGGACGGCGCGGGGTGCTGGGGCCAACGCTGCAAGACTTCGGCATCCAGATCGTGTTCACCAGCGCGGCGGTGGTCATCGCACAGACGTTCGTCGCCATGCCGTTCTACATCCGCTCGGCGGAGGTCGGGTTCCGGCTGGTGGACATGGAAGTGGAGCAGGCCGCGATGGTGGATGGGGCCAGCACCTGGACGCGCTTTCTGTACGTCACCATCCCGCTCGCCAGCCGGTCGCTGATTACGGGCGCGCTGCTCAGTTGGGCGCGCGCGCTGGGCGAGTTCGGCGCGACGATCCTGTTCGCGGGCAATTTGCAGGGCCGCACCCAGACGATGCCGCTGCTTATTTACAACATCTTCGAGCGCAATATCGGCGCGGCGATCTGGACCGCGCTGATCCTGATCGCACTGGCGGCGCTGATCCTGACGGCGACGCTGTTCCTCGCGCATGAGGACGAGCGGCACATCGTATCGTAA
- a CDS encoding bacterial transcriptional activator domain-containing protein — MSVPIVEQVAETTLRDFESKLRDKPLVILYPRHRGRNALVALLLQQYDQHIVYYTLSEDDTTLQTWLKHLIDAIFPEGFDSQTLNAIGSRAHPDELAVAFAADLGKLRSERYVLLLDAFDRLGSTGPMDPFIRALPDVMPSHVQIVIGARLIDLQPWNDLVNAGQAAVVGNEEALGGGIYGDQGGRGQLEVFALSGGHVYIDGQPVTSWDGSLPRHLFYYFVDHPMVTRDEIFSIFWPNMSVKEATNVFHVTKRKISERLGYELTNYSGGFYVHSPRLSIHYDVRIFEDAVQDAIINEGNPSADWYQAVQLYRADYLPGVETAWSEARRSELKHKYAQALIGLGRYHRGMNEMDQALGYLLRALREKPDWEDVHRDVMLIYYQQGRREEAAAQYLQLADTLQATFGIQPSRDTRNLYDVITAV; from the coding sequence ATGTCAGTACCTATCGTAGAACAGGTCGCAGAGACGACCCTGCGCGATTTCGAGTCGAAATTGCGCGACAAGCCACTGGTGATTCTCTATCCACGTCACCGGGGTCGCAACGCGCTCGTCGCGTTATTGCTCCAGCAGTACGATCAGCACATTGTCTATTACACGCTCTCCGAAGATGATACCACGCTGCAAACGTGGTTAAAGCATCTGATCGACGCCATCTTCCCGGAAGGGTTTGATAGCCAGACGCTCAACGCGATCGGCTCACGGGCGCACCCGGACGAGTTGGCCGTGGCGTTTGCTGCCGACCTGGGCAAGCTGCGCTCCGAGCGTTACGTGCTGCTGCTGGACGCCTTCGACCGCCTCGGCTCCACCGGTCCGATGGATCCCTTCATCCGCGCGCTGCCCGACGTGATGCCGAGTCACGTCCAGATCGTGATCGGCGCGCGCCTCATTGACTTGCAGCCGTGGAACGACCTCGTGAACGCCGGTCAGGCCGCTGTTGTGGGCAACGAAGAGGCGCTCGGCGGCGGCATCTATGGTGACCAGGGCGGGCGCGGCCAGTTGGAGGTCTTCGCACTGTCCGGGGGTCACGTTTACATCGACGGCCAGCCCGTCACCAGTTGGGACGGGTCGCTCCCGCGCCACCTGTTCTATTACTTCGTCGATCATCCGATGGTCACTCGTGACGAGATCTTCAGCATCTTCTGGCCGAACATGTCGGTCAAAGAGGCGACGAACGTCTTCCACGTGACCAAGCGTAAGATCAGCGAGCGGCTGGGCTACGAGCTGACCAATTACTCCGGCGGCTTTTACGTGCATTCGCCGCGCCTGTCGATACACTATGACGTGCGGATCTTCGAAGATGCGGTGCAAGACGCAATCATCAACGAAGGCAATCCCTCGGCTGACTGGTATCAGGCGGTGCAGCTCTACCGCGCCGACTACCTGCCCGGCGTCGAAACCGCGTGGTCGGAAGCGCGCCGGTCGGAACTGAAGCATAAGTACGCGCAGGCGCTGATCGGCCTGGGTCGCTACCATCGCGGTATGAACGAGATGGATCAGGCCCTGGGCTACCTGCTGCGCGCGCTGCGCGAAAAGCCGGACTGGGAAGACGTTCACCGCGACGTCATGCTCATCTACTACCAGCAGGGTCGCCGCGAGGAAGCGGCTGCGCAGTACCTGCAGTTGGCCGATACACTGCAAGCCACGTTCGGCATTCAGCCCTCGCGCGACACGCGCAACCTCTATGACGTGATCACCGCCGTCTAG
- a CDS encoding MFS transporter, whose protein sequence is MTRLRTFYILVATQIFSLIGSRMTGIAVGFKVFDDTGNTAPLLIAAFFAELPGMVGGTFTGLLADRWDRRRVIMLGDAGQAAGTLLLLITLATGTFELWHLYVAMLIQGIFGTIQGPASSAAITMLVPDPLRDRANGLNEMGFPLAGVVAPVFAGLLYGAVGVSGVIAFDLLTFVTAVAVVARLHIPRPDRSAESDDLGGSFWREMLGGWRYLLTRRALLVTVIYIAFIDFVINGPLELALPYTVSVTGSESTAGVLLGAMSFGALAGAGTIALVGSVRQRMRIILGGYLALGGVFLLLGVVRHPVLLGAALFLVLFPLPLNGALFSSVLQAKTPPDLQGRVFAVTGQMFMLMTPFSFLITGALVDDVLTPAVSRPAWDAVAPLVGRGEGAGMGLLLIGAGLLILAATALVLAYPPLRRLETDLPDYVGEASGAEMVEVHAA, encoded by the coding sequence ATGACCCGTCTGCGCACCTTTTATATCCTGGTCGCCACACAGATCTTCTCGCTGATCGGGAGCCGTATGACCGGCATCGCGGTCGGCTTCAAGGTGTTCGACGATACTGGCAACACCGCCCCGCTGCTGATCGCGGCGTTCTTCGCGGAACTGCCAGGCATGGTCGGCGGCACGTTCACCGGGCTGCTGGCGGATCGCTGGGACCGGCGGCGCGTGATCATGCTGGGCGACGCGGGGCAGGCCGCCGGGACGCTGCTGCTCCTGATCACGCTCGCCACCGGTACGTTCGAGCTGTGGCATCTGTACGTCGCCATGCTGATTCAGGGCATCTTCGGCACAATTCAAGGCCCGGCCAGCAGCGCCGCGATCACCATGCTCGTGCCCGACCCCCTGCGCGACCGCGCGAACGGCCTCAACGAGATGGGCTTCCCGCTGGCGGGCGTCGTCGCGCCCGTGTTCGCCGGGCTGCTGTACGGCGCGGTGGGCGTCAGCGGCGTGATCGCGTTCGATCTGCTGACGTTCGTGACGGCGGTCGCGGTGGTGGCGCGGCTGCACATCCCGCGCCCGGATCGCTCGGCGGAAAGCGACGATCTCGGCGGGAGCTTCTGGCGCGAGATGCTCGGCGGCTGGCGCTATTTGCTCACGCGCCGCGCGCTGCTGGTCACGGTGATCTACATCGCGTTCATCGACTTTGTGATCAACGGGCCGCTGGAGCTGGCACTGCCCTACACCGTCAGCGTGACGGGCAGCGAGTCGACGGCGGGCGTACTGTTGGGCGCGATGAGCTTCGGCGCGCTGGCCGGGGCGGGCACGATCGCGCTGGTGGGCAGCGTGCGCCAGCGGATGCGGATCATCCTGGGTGGCTACCTGGCGCTCGGCGGGGTGTTCCTGCTGCTGGGCGTGGTGCGGCATCCGGTGCTGCTGGGCGCGGCGCTGTTCCTGGTGCTGTTCCCGCTGCCGCTGAACGGTGCGCTGTTTTCGTCCGTGCTGCAGGCCAAGACGCCGCCCGACTTGCAGGGGCGCGTGTTCGCCGTGACGGGGCAGATGTTCATGCTGATGACCCCGTTCTCGTTCCTGATCACGGGGGCGCTGGTGGACGACGTCCTGACTCCGGCGGTGAGCCGCCCAGCGTGGGATGCGGTCGCGCCGCTGGTGGGGCGCGGTGAGGGCGCGGGCATGGGCCTGCTGCTGATCGGGGCCGGGCTGCTGATCCTGGCAGCGACAGCGCTGGTGCTGGCGTATCCACCCTTGCGGAGGTTGGAAACGGATCTGCCGGATTATGTGGGGGAGGCGTCAGGCGCGGAGATGGTTGAAGTACACGCAGCTTAA
- a CDS encoding helix-turn-helix domain-containing protein, which yields MSSLYDRLTDPRSGNSQSGGISMMDIAALPPEQRQVMLAVLRDANAAAIGITPQALAEVLGWTDALAAILADLVARGWLVVLGDPSAARYKVNFAPRRRSQLDFGIWPSLGGSLAEDGQA from the coding sequence ATGTCGAGCCTGTACGACAGGCTGACCGATCCTCGGAGCGGTAACAGCCAATCGGGCGGAATCAGCATGATGGACATTGCGGCGCTGCCGCCGGAGCAGCGCCAGGTGATGCTGGCCGTGCTGCGCGATGCCAACGCTGCCGCAATCGGGATCACGCCACAGGCGCTGGCCGAGGTCCTGGGCTGGACGGATGCCCTCGCCGCGATCCTGGCCGATCTGGTTGCGCGGGGCTGGCTGGTCGTGCTCGGCGACCCGTCCGCCGCCCGCTACAAAGTCAACTTCGCACCCAGGCGACGCAGCCAACTCGATTTTGGCATCTGGCCCTCGCTCGGCGGCTCCCTGGCCGAAGACGGACAGGCGTGA
- the modA gene encoding molybdate ABC transporter substrate-binding protein produces MLKRRILFVLLAAAMLISPSVGTHVHAEDSQTLTVFAASSLTNAFEDIAAAFEADHAGVDVVFNFAGSSDLAVQLSEGAPADVFASANNKQMTVARDAGRIAEPVRTFAKNRLVLIVPVDNPANIQSLRDLANPGVLLVLAAPDVPVRDYTDTMLERMAADPAYGEDYRSAVMANLVSEEDNVRQVSAKVALGEADAGTVYLTDVTPDIKDQVIILPIPDAYNTVATYPIAVTDDPAEPELAQAFVDTVLGESGQSILTNWGFISSIISEQPATIGLPTDGALHVEGQVVNPLALTADDLRADYAATTADVTTAQADGTEASTTYTGVLLTSLFGDAQVNFNADVKNDKLSMYIVATGADGYQAVISWGEIDPDFGAQPVMVAYDEAGAETSLTLVVPGDAGDSRTVHDLVSLSLRDAPPVE; encoded by the coding sequence ATGTTGAAACGCCGTATTCTGTTTGTTCTGCTCGCCGCCGCCATGCTGATCTCGCCCAGCGTCGGCACTCATGTCCATGCTGAAGATAGCCAGACGCTGACGGTGTTCGCCGCGTCGTCGCTGACCAACGCGTTCGAAGACATCGCCGCCGCCTTCGAAGCCGATCACGCGGGCGTCGATGTGGTCTTCAATTTCGCCGGGTCGTCAGATCTGGCCGTGCAGCTTTCCGAAGGTGCACCCGCAGACGTGTTCGCCAGCGCCAACAACAAGCAGATGACTGTCGCCCGTGACGCGGGCCGCATCGCGGAGCCGGTTCGCACTTTTGCCAAGAACCGGCTGGTGCTCATCGTCCCTGTCGATAACCCCGCCAATATCCAGTCCCTGCGCGACCTGGCGAACCCCGGCGTGCTGCTGGTCCTGGCCGCGCCGGACGTGCCCGTGCGCGACTACACCGACACGATGCTGGAGCGCATGGCCGCCGATCCCGCGTATGGCGAAGACTATCGCAGCGCGGTGATGGCGAACCTCGTCTCCGAAGAAGACAACGTACGCCAGGTGTCGGCCAAAGTCGCTCTGGGCGAAGCCGACGCGGGCACCGTCTACCTGACCGACGTCACGCCGGACATCAAGGATCAGGTCATCATCCTGCCCATCCCGGATGCGTACAACACCGTCGCTACCTACCCGATCGCCGTCACCGACGATCCCGCCGAACCGGAACTGGCGCAGGCATTCGTGGACACCGTGCTGGGCGAGAGCGGCCAGTCGATCCTGACCAACTGGGGCTTCATTTCGAGCATCATCTCGGAGCAGCCTGCAACAATCGGCCTGCCCACCGACGGCGCGCTGCACGTCGAGGGTCAGGTGGTGAATCCGCTGGCGCTGACCGCCGACGATCTGCGCGCGGACTACGCCGCGACGACCGCCGACGTGACCACCGCGCAGGCGGACGGCACGGAAGCCAGCACGACGTACACGGGCGTGCTGCTGACGAGCCTGTTCGGCGACGCGCAGGTGAACTTCAACGCCGACGTGAAGAACGATAAGCTGAGCATGTACATCGTCGCTACCGGCGCGGACGGTTATCAAGCCGTCATCAGTTGGGGCGAGATCGACCCCGACTTCGGCGCGCAGCCGGTAATGGTCGCCTACGACGAAGCGGGCGCAGAAACCAGCCTGACGCTGGTGGTGCCGGGTGACGCCGGTGACAGCCGCACCGTGCACGACCTCGTCAGCCTGAGCCTGCGCGACGCGCCGCCCGTCGAATAG
- a CDS encoding PadR family transcriptional regulator: MNQPTPDHVLLGLLAVRPCHGYQLLDVFHDPDELGRVWNMSTSQLYAVLKRLEQQAFITGAPVQVPDAPTRTEYHLTEAGRAALDLWLRDSQPSSSVRRVRIEFLSRLYVARLLGIPTIPIVRAQKAACQQQLRLLQVQQNQALPGVGFLALEFMVAQLHAVLQWIDRCEVVPLVPPEEE; this comes from the coding sequence ATGAACCAACCAACGCCCGATCATGTCCTGCTCGGCCTGCTGGCGGTCCGGCCCTGCCACGGCTACCAGCTGCTGGACGTGTTCCACGACCCGGATGAACTGGGCCGCGTGTGGAACATGAGCACCAGCCAGCTTTACGCCGTGCTCAAACGGCTCGAACAGCAAGCGTTCATCACGGGCGCGCCGGTCCAGGTGCCGGACGCGCCCACCCGCACCGAGTATCACCTGACCGAAGCGGGCCGCGCCGCGCTCGACCTGTGGCTGCGCGACAGCCAGCCGTCGTCCAGCGTGCGCCGCGTGCGGATCGAGTTCCTCAGCCGGTTGTACGTCGCGCGGCTGCTGGGCATCCCGACGATCCCCATCGTGCGCGCGCAAAAAGCGGCCTGCCAGCAGCAGCTGCGGCTGCTCCAGGTCCAGCAGAACCAGGCCCTGCCGGGCGTCGGCTTCCTGGCGCTGGAGTTCATGGTTGCGCAGCTTCATGCAGTGCTGCAGTGGATCGACCGCTGCGAAGTGGTTCCTTTGGTCCCCCCCGAAGAGGAGTAA